In Calderihabitans maritimus, a genomic segment contains:
- a CDS encoding glycosyltransferase family 2 protein has product MKKRPLVSIVIPTYNEENYIARCLQSLLKQTYPAACYELVVVDGCSTDRTVEVVEEKAAGCPVEVRLLSNERRVTPVALNMGIKEARGEVVIILSGHAYVAEDFIEKCVEYLDRTGASCVGGPLETVGEGFMARYISQALSSPFGVGNARFRFSKRAQPVDTVAYGAYRREVFEKIGLFDERLIRNQDIEFNYRLRRQGGLIYMTPEIRSYYVSRRDLISFVKQSFGNGMWNVYTWFLHRNSLSWRHFVPAAFVASLLLGLVLLPGFPWLLWFVAGSYISAALVSSLIIAFREKDWLSFFVLPWIFACLHLSYGAGTLYGLLRLMFWKGKD; this is encoded by the coding sequence GTGAAGAAAAGGCCGTTGGTAAGTATTGTTATTCCTACCTATAACGAAGAGAATTATATCGCCAGGTGCCTGCAGTCTTTGTTAAAGCAGACTTATCCTGCCGCCTGTTATGAACTAGTGGTGGTGGACGGCTGTTCTACCGACCGCACGGTGGAAGTAGTGGAGGAGAAGGCTGCGGGTTGTCCCGTAGAAGTGCGTTTGCTGTCGAACGAGCGGCGGGTAACTCCGGTGGCCTTAAACATGGGTATAAAGGAAGCCCGCGGCGAAGTGGTTATTATACTTTCCGGACATGCTTATGTGGCGGAAGATTTTATTGAGAAGTGTGTGGAGTACCTGGACAGGACCGGCGCCTCCTGTGTGGGAGGACCTTTGGAAACCGTGGGAGAGGGCTTCATGGCCCGCTATATTTCCCAGGCGCTGTCTTCCCCTTTTGGGGTGGGCAATGCCCGGTTCCGCTTTTCAAAAAGAGCGCAGCCGGTGGACACGGTGGCCTACGGCGCCTACCGGCGGGAGGTTTTTGAGAAAATCGGTCTTTTTGATGAGCGATTGATCCGCAACCAGGATATAGAGTTCAATTACCGCCTGCGACGCCAGGGCGGGTTAATTTACATGACGCCGGAGATCAGGAGTTATTACGTCAGCCGGAGAGACTTGATTTCCTTTGTTAAACAAAGCTTCGGTAACGGAATGTGGAATGTGTATACCTGGTTCCTGCACCGGAATTCTTTGTCTTGGCGCCATTTTGTCCCTGCCGCTTTTGTTGCGTCGCTGCTGTTGGGGTTAGTATTATTACCTGGATTTCCCTGGTTGCTCTGGTTCGTAGCCGGAAGTTATATCTCTGCCGCGCTGGTAAGCTCATTAATCATAGCCTTCCGGGAGAAGGATTGGCTGAGCTTTTTCGTTCTTCCCTGGATTTTTGCCTGCCTTCACCTTAGTTACGGTGCTGGGACGCTGTACGGGTTGTTAAGGCTGATGTTTTGGAAGGGCAAAGATTAG
- a CDS encoding glycosyltransferase family 4 protein gives MKKVCIITSVHPWNDIRIFHKQAKSLAAKYEVQLHGIAPFYYKKVDGIDVFGLPSYSQRWKRPLNWLRLLGRTLKSGASVVHFHDPELIPLGIVLRCLGKKVIYDVHENYPLSILSKEWLPVYLRKFVAAVFKLVEKIAAIFFNRVVAVTPDIASNFKKGDVVVIKNYPLVIDDLIKEVEFKRNQEIHTLIFVGLMRRVRGIAELVKSLDYLSPKHPVKLQLVGSFADEEFAREIEELSRGRNVELLGQVSHREAIGLMVKATVGLLCFHPAPNHLTAMPNKMFEYMGAGLPIVASDFPHWRKIVQQNRCGVTVNPLNPADIARGIEYLLNNPDLREEMGRNGHKAYLERYNWLSQERILLETYEKLFD, from the coding sequence TTGAAAAAGGTCTGTATTATTACCTCTGTTCACCCCTGGAATGATATTCGGATATTTCATAAGCAAGCAAAATCACTGGCCGCGAAGTATGAAGTCCAATTGCATGGCATAGCGCCGTTTTATTATAAAAAGGTGGATGGTATTGATGTATTTGGTTTGCCTTCATACTCCCAACGGTGGAAACGCCCTCTTAACTGGTTGAGATTGTTAGGGAGAACTTTAAAATCCGGCGCTTCAGTTGTACATTTTCATGATCCTGAACTTATACCGTTGGGAATCGTTTTAAGATGCCTGGGCAAGAAAGTGATTTACGATGTTCATGAGAACTATCCCTTATCGATTCTGTCCAAGGAATGGCTGCCGGTTTATCTGAGAAAGTTTGTTGCTGCTGTTTTTAAACTAGTGGAAAAAATAGCAGCCATATTCTTTAACCGAGTGGTAGCTGTCACGCCTGATATAGCTTCCAATTTCAAAAAAGGTGATGTGGTAGTAATCAAAAACTATCCTTTGGTTATAGATGATTTGATAAAAGAAGTTGAGTTTAAGAGGAATCAAGAGATTCATACATTAATATTCGTGGGATTGATGCGTCGGGTTAGGGGAATAGCGGAGCTAGTTAAGTCGTTGGATTATTTAAGTCCTAAGCATCCCGTCAAGCTTCAGCTGGTGGGGAGCTTTGCCGACGAAGAATTTGCGCGGGAAATCGAGGAACTTTCTCGCGGTAGAAATGTCGAATTATTAGGCCAGGTAAGCCATCGCGAGGCCATCGGATTAATGGTGAAGGCTACAGTAGGACTGCTTTGTTTTCACCCGGCACCAAATCACCTGACTGCCATGCCGAACAAGATGTTTGAATACATGGGTGCGGGGTTGCCGATAGTAGCTTCCGATTTCCCCCACTGGCGGAAGATTGTGCAGCAAAACAGGTGTGGAGTGACTGTCAACCCTTTGAACCCAGCAGATATTGCGCGGGGCATCGAATATCTTTTAAACAACCCCGATTTACGGGAAGAGATGGGTCGTAACGGGCATAAAGCTTACTTAGAAAGATATAACTGGCTGTCCCAGGAACGTATTTTATTGGAAACGTACGAGAAACTTTTCGATTGA
- a CDS encoding glycosyltransferase family 4 protein, giving the protein MKVLVLSHMYPNEFNPSYGLFVHQQVTALQRLGLECRVVAPVPWTALGLGRLNEKWNKYASTPERENLEGVTVYHPRVITFPRNFWLSSSGWFYYYGIKSFVAQLTREFPFDLIHAHVALPDGYGAVLLKRQYAKPVVVTIHGLDVTQTVKRSIFCRRAVQTTLNRSDKIIAVSTMLAELTAKYVKEEQKVTVVHNGISPELLYKGESPLRERFKNKKVILTVAALIKLKGYDYTLRALREIKENVPEFVFIIVGDGPEKRELQRLVSELGLDHNVVFAGRQPHHRTMEYMSICDVFVMPSWKEGFGVVYLEAMAHGKPVIACKGQGIQDLIVNGVNGILVEPKDVGSLAEALKNLLLNSELRQQIGWRARETVLNGYTWEDNARKMTEIYKGIVSRKRSNGRIKL; this is encoded by the coding sequence GTGAAAGTACTTGTACTGTCGCATATGTACCCCAACGAATTTAATCCAAGCTATGGCCTTTTTGTTCATCAGCAGGTTACAGCTTTGCAAAGGCTTGGTTTGGAATGTAGAGTTGTGGCTCCTGTACCGTGGACCGCACTTGGCCTGGGAAGGTTAAATGAGAAGTGGAATAAATATGCCAGTACGCCGGAGAGGGAGAACCTGGAAGGAGTTACTGTCTATCATCCCCGGGTGATAACTTTTCCCCGAAACTTTTGGTTATCATCATCAGGGTGGTTTTATTACTACGGCATAAAAAGTTTTGTAGCCCAATTAACTAGGGAATTTCCGTTTGATCTAATCCACGCTCATGTAGCTCTTCCGGATGGATACGGGGCTGTGCTGCTCAAAAGGCAATATGCTAAACCTGTGGTGGTTACCATTCACGGGCTGGATGTTACGCAAACTGTAAAGCGGAGCATTTTCTGTAGAAGAGCGGTGCAAACTACCTTGAACAGGAGCGATAAGATTATAGCTGTTAGTACTATGCTTGCTGAGCTGACCGCCAAATATGTGAAGGAAGAACAAAAAGTTACAGTTGTTCACAACGGGATATCCCCTGAACTTTTGTATAAAGGCGAAAGCCCGCTGCGGGAGCGGTTCAAAAACAAAAAAGTTATACTTACAGTAGCTGCTCTGATTAAGCTTAAAGGTTACGACTACACCCTGAGAGCTCTCCGGGAAATTAAAGAAAATGTACCGGAGTTTGTTTTTATAATCGTTGGGGACGGGCCGGAAAAGAGAGAGCTGCAACGACTAGTCAGTGAATTGGGCCTAGACCACAATGTCGTGTTTGCGGGAAGGCAGCCTCACCACCGGACGATGGAGTATATGTCCATCTGTGATGTGTTTGTGATGCCTAGCTGGAAAGAGGGGTTCGGTGTGGTTTATCTTGAAGCCATGGCCCACGGTAAGCCGGTTATTGCCTGTAAAGGCCAGGGGATTCAGGATCTGATTGTGAACGGTGTCAACGGGATACTGGTTGAACCAAAAGATGTAGGAAGTTTGGCGGAAGCCCTTAAGAATCTTTTACTAAACTCTGAACTTAGGCAACAGATTGGCTGGAGGGCTAGGGAAACGGTGTTGAATGGTTATACATGGGAAGATAATGCCAGAAAAATGACGGAAATTTATAAAGGAATTGTGAGTAGGAAACGCAGTAACGGGAGGATAAAGCTTTGA
- a CDS encoding O-antigen ligase family protein, translating into MKAKVFTPTAVFHNPNDFAAFLALALPFMYGMMRSTRHTILKLAILALLLFGFHLLLRTGGRASILAVLLEMAVGVWLIAFGRWGRIVKRGVITLFLIALIANSWPGAGEYVSNIMLGQIANMTEQLNSVSLADPSVSNRLKLSLYALQVGSRYYWMGAGGGNAEYHLRQSASDTMGVSSVHNWWIELLVDYGAGIWILHVTGYVALTFMLYRVFRTSDSRILRIWAEVALLSLTGFSLAVLGPSGVIGLRYFWIIIGFALAVVTCHYTKGNTGSENL; encoded by the coding sequence GTGAAGGCTAAGGTTTTTACTCCTACTGCTGTCTTTCATAACCCGAACGATTTTGCTGCTTTTCTTGCCCTAGCGTTACCTTTTATGTACGGCATGATGAGGTCTACTCGGCATACTATTCTCAAATTAGCAATTTTAGCCTTACTTTTGTTTGGTTTTCACCTGCTTCTTCGTACCGGTGGCAGGGCGAGCATCCTTGCTGTCCTGCTTGAAATGGCCGTTGGTGTGTGGTTGATAGCTTTTGGGCGCTGGGGACGTATCGTAAAAAGGGGAGTTATCACTCTGTTTTTAATAGCACTTATCGCTAACTCCTGGCCGGGAGCCGGTGAATACGTCAGTAATATCATGTTAGGTCAAATCGCAAACATGACTGAACAGTTAAACTCCGTGTCATTGGCTGATCCCTCCGTTAGCAACCGACTGAAACTTTCGCTCTATGCTTTGCAGGTGGGTTCTCGGTATTACTGGATGGGCGCTGGGGGTGGAAATGCCGAGTATCACCTCCGGCAGTCTGCTTCAGATACTATGGGCGTTTCCAGTGTTCACAACTGGTGGATAGAGCTTCTAGTGGATTACGGTGCTGGGATCTGGATTTTGCACGTTACAGGCTACGTAGCCCTTACCTTCATGTTGTACAGGGTTTTTCGAACGAGCGACAGTCGAATTTTGAGGATTTGGGCTGAAGTTGCTTTGCTTTCTTTAACGGGCTTTTCTCTGGCAGTGCTTGGCCCAAGCGGAGTCATTGGTCTACGGTATTTCTGGATTATCATTGGTTTTGCCTTGGCGGTTGTTACTTGCCATTATACTAAAGGAAATACGGGGAGCGAAAATTTGTGA
- the wecB gene encoding non-hydrolyzing UDP-N-acetylglucosamine 2-epimerase, producing MKIATIVGARPQFIKAAPVSRELRKHHQEIIIHTGQHYDYNMSAVFFEEMDIPRPDYNLGVGSGNHGWQTGRMLEGVEEVLLKESPDLVLVYGDTNSTLAGALAASKMHIPVAHVEAGLRSYNKRMPEEQNRVLTDHISSLLFCPTETAVQNLHREGITTGVYLVGDVMYDALVYNLAIAREKSDILERLQMFPGEYVLATVHRAENTDDLANLQNIVEALTRIDSPVVFPLHPRTKARLIEADLLNFLEVNDCVLLIPPVSYLDMLVLVSNAEVVLTDSGGVQKEAYILGVPCITLREETEWVETVAAGWNILTGTRPEKILSAIMRMRSTDLPERKPVFGDGQASMKIISILSRNFE from the coding sequence TTGAAAATCGCAACAATTGTCGGAGCAAGACCCCAATTTATAAAGGCTGCACCGGTATCCAGGGAGCTCAGGAAACATCATCAGGAAATAATAATTCATACCGGTCAACATTATGACTACAATATGTCGGCTGTATTTTTCGAAGAAATGGATATTCCCCGGCCCGACTATAATTTGGGAGTGGGTTCGGGAAATCACGGCTGGCAAACAGGAAGGATGCTGGAAGGAGTAGAGGAAGTACTGCTAAAAGAGAGCCCGGATCTGGTTTTGGTATATGGAGACACTAATTCCACTCTTGCCGGAGCACTGGCAGCAAGCAAAATGCATATCCCTGTAGCCCATGTAGAGGCAGGACTTAGGAGCTATAACAAAAGGATGCCGGAAGAACAGAATAGAGTGTTAACTGATCATATATCTTCGCTTCTGTTTTGTCCTACCGAGACAGCGGTTCAAAACTTGCACCGCGAGGGCATTACTACGGGAGTTTATCTAGTTGGTGATGTAATGTACGACGCCCTGGTATATAATCTGGCGATTGCTCGTGAAAAATCAGACATTCTAGAGCGGCTTCAGATGTTTCCTGGAGAATACGTACTGGCTACCGTTCACAGGGCAGAAAATACCGACGATTTAGCTAATTTGCAAAATATTGTTGAGGCGTTGACGAGAATAGATTCTCCTGTTGTTTTTCCTCTACACCCTCGAACTAAGGCTAGATTGATAGAAGCGGATCTGCTTAATTTTTTAGAGGTAAACGATTGTGTATTGCTTATACCTCCCGTAAGTTATCTGGATATGCTGGTATTGGTATCAAATGCTGAAGTAGTTCTGACGGACTCTGGAGGGGTACAGAAGGAAGCATACATTTTAGGTGTGCCCTGCATAACCTTACGGGAAGAGACGGAATGGGTGGAAACGGTGGCTGCGGGTTGGAATATTCTGACCGGGACACGCCCGGAAAAAATACTGTCTGCGATTATGAGAATGAGGAGTACTGATCTGCCCGAAAGAAAGCCTGTTTTTGGAGATGGACAAGCTTCCATGAAAATTATTAGCATCCTCAGTAGAAACTTTGAGTAA
- a CDS encoding nucleoside-diphosphate sugar epimerase/dehydratase: MLLGDAALVNLAYYCALLLRFEGSIPSKYLYGYLDVALVVTAVSLGSLYVHDLYNRIWKYASTDDLLAIIRAVTVSTVGVAVIGYFSPSPLPRSIPILGWMFNILFIGGSRFVWRLLVDRLSEPRQTVRARKALIVGAGDAGATVARELRHHRAAEIWPVGFVDDDPGKQKMQIFGLPILGTRDDIPRLVQQHGIEEIIIAIPSAPGEVIREIVSICKATPAKLKIVPAVYDLIDGKVTVSQIREVELEDLLGREPVSIDMEEIAGYLGDQVVMVTGAAGSIGSELCRQICRFHPGRLVAVDFSENGLFELEMELKESFPQVPLSVELADIREKRRIERLMEEYRPAVVFHAAAHKHVPLMEIHPEEAVKNNIIGTRNVAEAAARVGVKTFVLISTDKAVNPTSVMGATKRVAEMIIQHLDRVSDTRFAAVRFGNVLGSRGSVIPVFKRQIEKGGPVTVTHPDMVRYFMTVSEAVQLVIQAGAMARGGEVFVLDMGKPVKIVDLARDLIRLSGFEPDKDIKIEFTGIRPGEKLFEELLTAEEGVTATRHRKIYIAKNNCIDTETIEMMLGELNRDDKFSNADSARDFLSRFVPSYRPYHKHVAATRSFG, from the coding sequence ATGCTGCTGGGTGATGCAGCTTTGGTAAATCTGGCGTACTATTGCGCCTTGCTGCTGCGTTTTGAGGGCAGCATCCCCAGTAAGTATTTATACGGTTACCTGGATGTGGCGCTGGTGGTAACGGCCGTCAGCCTAGGTTCCCTGTATGTCCACGATCTGTACAACCGGATATGGAAGTACGCCAGCACCGACGATTTGCTGGCCATAATCCGGGCCGTTACGGTAAGTACGGTGGGTGTGGCGGTGATCGGATATTTTTCCCCGTCTCCGCTGCCCCGCAGTATCCCTATCTTAGGTTGGATGTTCAATATCCTGTTCATCGGCGGCTCCCGCTTTGTCTGGCGCCTGCTGGTGGACAGGCTGAGCGAGCCGAGACAAACCGTCAGGGCGCGTAAGGCCTTGATCGTGGGAGCCGGGGACGCCGGGGCCACCGTGGCGCGGGAGCTGCGCCACCACCGGGCCGCCGAGATATGGCCGGTCGGTTTTGTAGACGATGACCCGGGCAAGCAAAAGATGCAGATCTTTGGCCTGCCCATCCTGGGTACGCGGGACGATATCCCTCGGCTGGTACAGCAACATGGGATTGAGGAGATTATTATTGCCATCCCATCAGCTCCGGGAGAGGTCATCCGGGAGATTGTTTCTATCTGTAAGGCTACGCCGGCGAAGCTGAAAATTGTTCCTGCCGTGTACGACCTGATAGACGGTAAGGTTACGGTGAGCCAGATAAGGGAGGTGGAGCTGGAAGACCTCCTCGGGCGGGAGCCGGTATCCATTGACATGGAGGAGATAGCCGGTTACCTGGGAGACCAGGTGGTGATGGTTACCGGGGCCGCAGGGTCCATCGGCTCCGAGCTGTGCCGGCAGATTTGCCGTTTTCATCCTGGGAGATTAGTTGCGGTGGACTTCAGCGAAAACGGCCTGTTTGAACTGGAGATGGAACTGAAGGAGAGCTTCCCTCAGGTACCGCTCTCGGTGGAGTTGGCCGACATCCGGGAAAAGCGCCGTATAGAGCGCCTGATGGAGGAGTACCGCCCGGCTGTGGTCTTCCACGCCGCGGCTCACAAGCACGTGCCTTTAATGGAAATTCACCCGGAAGAAGCGGTGAAGAACAACATTATCGGTACGCGAAACGTGGCTGAGGCGGCCGCCCGGGTGGGCGTAAAGACTTTTGTGCTGATATCCACCGATAAGGCGGTCAACCCCACCAGCGTTATGGGAGCAACCAAGCGGGTAGCGGAAATGATTATCCAGCATCTCGACCGGGTCAGTGATACCAGGTTTGCGGCCGTCCGGTTTGGAAATGTGTTGGGCAGCCGGGGAAGTGTGATTCCTGTATTCAAGCGGCAGATAGAGAAGGGGGGACCGGTGACGGTCACCCACCCGGACATGGTGCGGTATTTCATGACGGTAAGCGAAGCGGTGCAGTTGGTGATCCAGGCCGGGGCCATGGCCCGGGGCGGTGAAGTATTTGTCCTGGACATGGGCAAGCCGGTGAAGATAGTTGACCTGGCCCGGGACCTGATAAGGCTGTCGGGGTTTGAGCCGGACAAGGATATTAAGATTGAATTTACCGGTATCAGGCCGGGGGAGAAACTGTTTGAGGAACTGCTGACGGCGGAGGAAGGAGTAACCGCCACCCGGCACCGGAAGATTTATATAGCGAAAAATAACTGTATAGATACCGAAACCATAGAGATGATGCTGGGCGAACTAAATAGAGATGATAAATTTTCGAATGCTGACTCTGCTCGGGATTTTCTAAGCCGGTTTGTTCCTAGCTACCGCCCTTACCACAAGCATGTCGCGGCAACTCGCAGTTTTGGTTAG
- a CDS encoding O-antigen ligase family protein: MGLREIVFWLFAVMLFYPPYFRGLFFQNEQQWTLLFAGGLFLLTWFWKLSRREVSFLSRPLDYFNLALVLAYVLSFFVAADQRLAVAEIVKVSLYFLVYWMASQLVREERDVRILLNVFYWSAVGVALAGIMTATEVIHINDGFVNGRIFSTLQYPNALAIYLLVLAIIGIYLWWKGGLAGRFLYAVGNYTLLAVFLGTNSRGAFLVFPLAFFLLFLGLPKGSRGPVAFHLAVSLVAAVLFNDKFLPNINAGRMDLVWLWFVVGALISIAGQLIYWYSSRVIPGFRLDDRRFRVAVMAGCLVLVVLGAVVLFWPQDVQVASKGLLPQNIVERLQRINLEQQAVQMRLYLYRDVFKLIREHPILGLGGGAWEATYRHYQSYMYSSTQVHNHFLQVWAETGTIGFIIFIGIWVSFLTTWLRLYRREEGDRALVWSMGTGAVALGAHSLMDFDLALSAVAMVLWGIFGFLRGLERIRNGEEKVISPKSFNRVKGKYMAGVVAASLVIILLSSTLLIGNAYARQAVEAFQLKNYRLSQQNFARAAMFDPFMATYLIDLAKTYHILGEREKALEIGEKSLAKSSYNARIYMEMANLYWQSGKKMDSIMMMEKAWEVFPFNQNTYDNLSRLYMLTGFNFLQNGELRQAEEYFRRTLEVPERLKDVMDNLSDREKELWVKWNREPLLQVSPLIKLNVGIANYFLNHWAEAEKLLEEAAQDDRFKGEAYLWLSIIKRKQGFVEQAEEMKKIAVERMPQLKRDYDRLRKLPVLQ; encoded by the coding sequence ATGGGCTTGCGGGAAATTGTCTTCTGGCTGTTTGCGGTGATGCTTTTCTATCCTCCGTATTTCAGGGGTTTGTTCTTCCAGAATGAGCAGCAGTGGACTTTGTTGTTTGCCGGCGGGCTGTTTCTGTTGACCTGGTTTTGGAAGCTTTCTCGCCGGGAAGTGAGTTTTTTGAGCCGGCCTCTGGATTATTTTAATCTGGCCTTGGTTTTGGCCTATGTTTTGAGCTTTTTTGTGGCTGCCGACCAGAGACTGGCGGTGGCGGAGATAGTTAAAGTTTCTCTATATTTTCTGGTTTACTGGATGGCATCGCAGCTGGTTCGGGAGGAAAGAGATGTTCGTATACTGCTGAATGTGTTTTACTGGAGCGCGGTGGGAGTGGCCCTGGCGGGGATTATGACGGCCACCGAGGTTATCCATATCAACGACGGGTTTGTGAACGGGCGCATTTTCTCCACCCTGCAATATCCGAATGCTTTAGCTATATATCTCCTGGTACTGGCGATTATAGGTATATACTTGTGGTGGAAGGGCGGTCTTGCAGGGCGTTTCTTATACGCGGTGGGGAATTATACACTCCTGGCGGTGTTTTTGGGCACCAACTCCCGCGGAGCTTTTCTGGTATTTCCCCTGGCTTTTTTTCTACTGTTCCTGGGGCTTCCCAAGGGTAGCCGGGGCCCGGTAGCCTTTCATTTGGCGGTAAGTTTGGTGGCTGCCGTGCTATTCAATGACAAATTCCTGCCCAACATCAATGCCGGAAGAATGGATCTTGTCTGGTTATGGTTTGTGGTGGGGGCTTTGATAAGTATCGCCGGCCAGTTGATCTACTGGTACTCAAGCAGGGTTATACCTGGGTTTAGACTTGACGATCGAAGGTTTAGGGTTGCAGTTATGGCCGGTTGCCTGGTGCTCGTGGTGCTGGGTGCGGTAGTCCTCTTCTGGCCGCAGGACGTTCAGGTAGCTTCGAAAGGGCTGTTACCACAGAACATTGTGGAAAGACTGCAGCGCATCAACCTGGAGCAGCAGGCGGTTCAGATGCGGCTGTATTTATACCGGGACGTGTTTAAGCTCATCCGGGAACACCCAATTTTGGGCCTGGGAGGCGGCGCCTGGGAAGCCACCTACCGGCATTACCAGAGCTACATGTATTCCTCCACCCAGGTGCACAACCATTTCCTGCAGGTATGGGCGGAAACGGGAACTATTGGCTTTATTATCTTTATCGGCATCTGGGTTAGCTTTTTAACGACCTGGCTTCGGTTATACCGTCGAGAAGAAGGAGACAGGGCCCTGGTGTGGTCCATGGGGACGGGAGCCGTGGCCCTGGGTGCGCATTCTTTGATGGATTTTGACCTGGCCCTGTCCGCGGTGGCCATGGTGCTCTGGGGTATCTTTGGTTTCCTGCGGGGGCTGGAAAGGATACGGAACGGAGAGGAGAAGGTTATTTCGCCTAAATCTTTTAACCGGGTGAAAGGGAAATATATGGCGGGCGTGGTTGCGGCCAGCCTCGTTATCATATTGCTCTCTTCCACCCTGCTCATCGGCAATGCTTATGCCCGGCAGGCGGTAGAAGCGTTTCAACTGAAAAACTATCGCCTATCCCAACAGAACTTCGCCCGGGCCGCTATGTTTGATCCTTTTATGGCCACTTATCTCATTGACTTGGCCAAAACTTATCATATTTTGGGTGAAAGGGAAAAGGCTTTAGAAATTGGGGAAAAGTCTTTGGCTAAAAGCAGTTATAACGCCCGCATCTATATGGAGATGGCCAACCTGTACTGGCAGTCCGGAAAAAAAATGGACAGTATCATGATGATGGAGAAGGCCTGGGAAGTCTTTCCTTTTAACCAAAACACCTATGATAACCTTTCGCGGCTTTACATGCTCACCGGTTTCAACTTCCTGCAGAATGGGGAGCTGCGACAGGCGGAAGAGTATTTCCGGCGGACGCTGGAAGTTCCCGAAAGGCTAAAGGACGTTATGGACAACCTCAGCGATAGAGAAAAAGAACTTTGGGTCAAGTGGAACCGGGAACCATTGCTGCAAGTCAGTCCTCTAATTAAGCTCAATGTGGGAATTGCCAATTATTTCTTAAATCACTGGGCGGAGGCAGAGAAACTGTTGGAGGAAGCGGCGCAGGATGACCGGTTTAAAGGGGAGGCTTATCTCTGGTTGAGCATTATAAAGCGTAAGCAAGGGTTTGTGGAGCAGGCGGAGGAAATGAAGAAAATAGCGGTTGAAAGGATGCCGCAACTGAAGAGGGATTATGATCGCCTGCGGAAATTACCCGTTCTGCAGTGA
- a CDS encoding DegT/DnrJ/EryC1/StrS family aminotransferase, whose translation MGIPLLDLKAQYESIKEEIDAAVVQVLESGRYILGPNVAELEKEIARLTGTRYAVGVASGTDALLLSLVALGVGEGDEVITSPYTFFATAEVISQVGAVPVFVDIDPETYNLDVSQVEEKITKRTRAIIPVHIFGQPADMDPLLDLAQKYDLFIIEDACQAIGAEYKGRPAGSMGNTGCFSFFPTKNLGGYGDGGMVVTNDSEVAEKIRILRVHGSNPKYYHSLLGYNSRLDELQAAILRVKLKYLEEWNEARRRKAALYDELLAGTPVVTPVVREWAKSVYHLYVVRVPDRDGLMQYLKEHGIFTGVYYPLPLHLQKVYADLGYKPGSLPEAEKAARETLALPLYPEITEDQVRKVVKRVKEYHSR comes from the coding sequence ATGGGCATACCGTTGTTGGACCTGAAAGCACAGTATGAAAGCATAAAAGAAGAGATCGACGCGGCTGTAGTGCAGGTGCTGGAGAGCGGCAGATATATCCTGGGGCCCAATGTAGCGGAACTGGAAAAAGAAATTGCACGCCTAACTGGTACCAGATATGCGGTGGGAGTGGCCAGCGGCACGGATGCGTTGCTTTTGTCGCTGGTAGCGCTGGGGGTGGGGGAAGGAGATGAGGTGATAACCTCACCCTACACCTTTTTTGCCACCGCCGAAGTGATCTCTCAGGTAGGGGCAGTGCCGGTATTTGTGGATATTGACCCTGAAACTTATAACCTGGACGTAAGCCAGGTGGAAGAGAAAATTACCAAGCGCACACGAGCTATCATCCCGGTACATATTTTTGGGCAGCCCGCAGATATGGATCCGCTTCTCGATTTGGCCCAAAAATATGATCTGTTCATCATAGAGGATGCCTGCCAAGCTATCGGGGCCGAATACAAAGGCAGGCCCGCTGGCTCCATGGGTAATACGGGCTGTTTTTCCTTTTTCCCCACCAAGAACCTGGGGGGATACGGCGACGGCGGCATGGTGGTAACTAATGATTCGGAAGTGGCCGAGAAGATCCGCATCTTACGCGTGCACGGGAGTAATCCCAAGTATTATCATTCCCTGCTGGGGTATAATTCGCGCCTGGATGAGCTGCAGGCAGCCATCCTGCGGGTTAAACTTAAGTATCTGGAGGAATGGAACGAAGCCCGAAGAAGGAAAGCTGCACTGTATGACGAACTCCTGGCAGGTACTCCAGTAGTTACACCGGTCGTAAGGGAATGGGCAAAATCCGTCTATCACCTCTATGTGGTGCGGGTGCCCGACCGGGACGGGTTAATGCAGTATCTTAAAGAACACGGAATATTTACCGGCGTATATTACCCGCTGCCCCTACATCTGCAAAAGGTTTATGCGGACCTGGGGTATAAACCCGGAAGCCTTCCGGAGGCGGAGAAGGCAGCTAGAGAAACTCTGGCCCTGCCTCTTTACCCGGAGATTACCGAGGATCAGGTAAGAAAAGTGGTTAAAAGGGTCAAAGAATACCATAGTAGATAA